The Synechococcus sp. MVIR-18-1 region TTCGTCGCCCGTGGTGATCTCTTTCAGGGATTGCTTCGCGACGTTTCGATGCAAGTTGCAGCCTGTCCAAACGTGGAATACGTCAGCACCGACGAGATTCCTCAAGACATTATTGATCGTGAGAAATCGATCGAAATGGGTCGCGATGATCTGGATGGCAAGCCAGATCAGATGAAGACCAAAATTGTCGAAGGACGTATCGGCAAACGCTTGAAGGAATTGTCCTTGTTGGATCAACCTTTCATTCGTGACAGCTCAATGTCTGTGGCCGATTTGGTCAAGGAAGTGGCTGGAAAAATTGGTGAGAATGTCAGGGTTCGCCGCTTTACTCGATACACCCTTGGTGAAGGCATTGAAATCGAGCAAGTCGACTTTGCTACGGAAGTGGCATCGATGACAAACAGCTGATTTTGACGGCTGAGACTCACGCCACGAGGGGCTACGAGCCCAAGGAACAGCTGCGTCGGCTTCAACAACGATGCCGACGCCTAGTTCCTTTGCTCTATCGAGAGCAAGCGCTTTATTTACAACTAATGCGCAACCTCTTGTTGTCGAGCGTACGCAATGCGGTTGGTCATCTCTTGTGTGAACGGGGTGAACGATTATCGCGAATGTCCTCGGAGCAACAGGCTGAACTTCAGCTGACCTTTGATGGACTTATTCAGCGCTGTTCCTGCCTGCTGACTGTTGAGCAGCTCATGGATCTCGACAGGCGTCTTCAGAAAGAAGCATCGGAGTTTCGCCAGCAAGCCCAACGCGAGGTGAACCAGTCTCTTCAGGCTGATGCTGAGAGTGAACCGCAAGAGATCCATCGTGGCGGGA contains the following coding sequences:
- the tsf gene encoding translation elongation factor Ts, with protein sequence MAAVSAKLVKELRDKTGAGMMDCKKALGETSGDTTKAIEWLRQKGIASAEKKSSRAAAEGAIGSYIHTGARVGVLLELNCETDFVARGDLFQGLLRDVSMQVAACPNVEYVSTDEIPQDIIDREKSIEMGRDDLDGKPDQMKTKIVEGRIGKRLKELSLLDQPFIRDSSMSVADLVKEVAGKIGENVRVRRFTRYTLGEGIEIEQVDFATEVASMTNS